The following are encoded together in the Vibrio splendidus genome:
- the asnB gene encoding asparagine synthase B: MCSVFGILDIKSDAAALRPIALEMSKKLRHRGPDWSGIYAGEKAILAHERLAIVGLNSGAQPLYSQDKKHILAVNGEIYNHKELRARYEDKYQFQTDSDCEVILALYQEMGADLLEELNGIFAFVLYDEEKDEYLVGRDHIGIIPLYQGYDEHGNYYVASEMKALVEVCKTISEFPPGSFYSSKDAEPQRYYIRDWNEYAAVQGNSTSKEELTEALEAAVKRQLMTDVPYGVLLSGGLDSSITSAVAKRFAAMRIEDDEQSEAWWPQLHSFAVGLENAPDLIAAREVADKIGTVHHEMTYTIQEGLDAIRDVIYHIETYDVTTIRASTPMYLLARKIKAMGIKMVLSGEGADEIFGGYLYFHKAPNAKEFHEETVRKLLALSMFDCARANKSLAAWGVEGRVPFLDKEFIDVAMRLNPEDKMCGNGKMEKHILRECFEDYLPDSIAWRQKEQFSDGVGYDWIDTLKATAEEKVTDQQMEAAKFRFPYNTPTTKEGYAYREIFEELFPLESAAECVPGGPSVACSSAKAIEWDESFKNCVDPSGRAVQAVHNDAYNA; the protein is encoded by the coding sequence ATGTGTTCAGTATTTGGCATTCTCGACATTAAAAGTGATGCCGCAGCACTTCGCCCTATTGCTTTAGAAATGTCTAAAAAGCTTCGTCACCGTGGCCCAGACTGGTCTGGTATCTATGCTGGTGAAAAAGCAATTCTTGCTCACGAGCGTTTGGCTATCGTTGGTCTTAACAGTGGTGCACAACCACTATACAGCCAAGATAAAAAGCACATTCTTGCAGTGAATGGCGAAATTTATAACCACAAAGAACTTCGTGCACGCTATGAAGATAAGTACCAGTTCCAGACTGACTCTGACTGTGAAGTTATCCTAGCGTTATACCAAGAAATGGGCGCGGACCTTTTAGAAGAACTTAACGGTATTTTCGCATTCGTTTTATACGACGAAGAGAAAGACGAGTACCTAGTCGGCCGTGACCATATTGGTATCATCCCGCTTTACCAAGGCTACGACGAGCACGGCAACTACTACGTTGCTTCAGAGATGAAAGCACTCGTTGAAGTATGCAAGACGATCAGTGAGTTCCCTCCTGGTAGCTTCTATTCTTCGAAAGATGCAGAGCCTCAACGCTACTACATCCGCGATTGGAATGAATACGCTGCGGTACAAGGTAACAGCACAAGTAAAGAAGAACTGACTGAAGCGCTAGAAGCTGCAGTTAAACGTCAACTAATGACAGATGTACCTTATGGTGTACTTCTATCTGGTGGTCTTGATTCTTCAATCACTTCAGCAGTCGCTAAACGTTTTGCTGCAATGCGTATCGAAGACGATGAGCAATCAGAAGCTTGGTGGCCACAACTGCACTCATTCGCAGTAGGTCTAGAAAACGCGCCTGATCTGATCGCTGCTCGTGAAGTTGCTGATAAGATTGGTACCGTACACCACGAGATGACTTACACCATTCAGGAAGGCTTAGATGCAATCCGTGATGTTATCTACCACATTGAAACTTACGATGTAACGACGATTCGTGCTTCAACGCCGATGTACTTGCTTGCTCGTAAGATCAAGGCAATGGGTATCAAAATGGTACTGTCTGGTGAAGGTGCTGATGAGATCTTTGGTGGCTACCTGTACTTCCATAAAGCGCCAAACGCAAAAGAGTTCCACGAAGAAACCGTGCGTAAACTTCTTGCTCTAAGCATGTTTGACTGTGCTCGCGCCAACAAATCTCTTGCGGCATGGGGTGTTGAAGGTCGTGTTCCATTCTTGGACAAAGAGTTCATCGATGTAGCAATGCGTTTGAACCCTGAAGATAAGATGTGTGGTAACGGTAAAATGGAGAAACACATTCTACGTGAGTGTTTTGAAGACTACCTACCAGATTCAATTGCATGGCGTCAAAAAGAGCAGTTCTCTGATGGTGTTGGCTACGATTGGATTGACACATTAAAAGCAACGGCTGAAGAAAAAGTAACGGATCAACAAATGGAAGCTGCGAAGTTCCGTTTCCCTTACAACACGCCAACAACCAAAGAAGGTTATGCTTACCGTGAAATTTTTGAGGAGCTATTCCCTCTAGAATCAGCGGCAGAATGTGTACCTGGTGGTCCTTCAGTTGCTTGTTCATCAGCGAAAGCGATTGAGTGGGATGAGTCATTCAAAAACTGTGTCGACCCATCAGGCCGTGCAGTACAAGCCGTTCACAACGATGCTTACAACGCTTAG
- the rfaH gene encoding transcription/translation regulatory transformer protein RfaH yields the protein MKRWYLLYCKRGDQKRAQQHLENQGVECFYPQIDVKKVVRGKEKQVKEPLFPSYIFVRFDYEQGPSFTTVRSTRGVVDFIKFGARPHEVQGDLVYELKEFEKCCEDEPEECCVEFESGQVVKINSGQFAGVEAIFHQKDGEARSIMLVKMISKVVPISIENEALQAHA from the coding sequence ATGAAACGTTGGTATTTACTTTACTGTAAGCGTGGTGATCAAAAACGCGCTCAACAGCACCTAGAAAACCAGGGGGTAGAGTGCTTTTATCCTCAAATCGATGTCAAGAAGGTCGTGAGAGGGAAAGAGAAGCAGGTCAAAGAACCGCTGTTCCCGTCTTATATCTTTGTTCGCTTTGATTATGAGCAAGGCCCTAGTTTTACGACAGTTCGTTCGACTCGTGGCGTTGTCGACTTTATTAAGTTTGGCGCAAGGCCACATGAAGTCCAAGGCGACTTAGTGTATGAACTGAAAGAGTTTGAGAAGTGTTGCGAAGATGAACCTGAAGAGTGCTGTGTTGAGTTTGAATCAGGGCAAGTGGTCAAGATCAATAGTGGTCAGTTTGCTGGGGTTGAAGCTATTTTCCATCAGAAAGATGGTGAAGCTCGATCTATTATGCTGGTAAAAATGATCAGCAAAGTGGTTCCGATCAGTATTGAGAACGAAGCACTACAAGCTCACGCATAA
- a CDS encoding peptide MFS transporter gives MPSNHNIFGHPRGLFLLFSTELWERFSYYAMRAILVLFLTDTTINGGLGWSTKDALDLYGIYTGLVYITPLIGGWLADNYLGQRKSILVGGVLMALGQFTLALPNGAIGLDQVNALYLGLALLISGNGMFKPNISTMVGDLYQEGDNRRDGAFTIFYMGINLGALLGGLISGAAVDSFGWKAGFLAAGIGMVISLVMQLTMAQSWLGNIGSVPAAARAKALNKSKEKTPLTKEEFDRLKVILVMGLFVIVFWAGFEQAGGLMNIYTQQYTDRMIGGFEVPAAWFQSLNPFFIITLAPIIAAFWVKLGKREPNSPVKFAMALFFLALGFVCMMGAVMEQGGDLTVKTSMLWLVGAFFFHTLGELCLSPIGLSLVTKLAPLRLASLMMGAWFGFNAVANYVAGLVGSHVGELGAMSIFGGIAITATISGVLLLLCAGKLVSWMHGVETNMTLEAEPKAETSVA, from the coding sequence ATGCCAAGCAATCACAACATCTTTGGCCACCCTAGAGGCCTATTTCTACTTTTTAGCACAGAGCTATGGGAACGTTTCTCCTACTATGCGATGCGTGCGATCCTTGTTTTATTTCTTACCGATACCACTATCAATGGTGGCCTGGGTTGGTCAACAAAAGATGCCCTCGATCTTTATGGTATCTATACTGGTTTAGTCTATATCACGCCATTAATCGGCGGCTGGCTTGCCGATAACTACTTAGGACAACGTAAATCGATCCTAGTGGGCGGTGTATTAATGGCATTAGGCCAATTTACGCTTGCTCTTCCTAACGGCGCTATTGGCTTAGACCAAGTAAATGCTCTTTATCTAGGTTTAGCACTGCTTATCAGTGGTAACGGTATGTTTAAACCAAACATCTCGACCATGGTTGGCGACCTATACCAAGAAGGCGATAACCGACGTGACGGCGCTTTCACCATTTTCTACATGGGCATCAACTTAGGCGCGCTACTGGGTGGCTTAATTTCAGGTGCTGCAGTCGATTCATTCGGCTGGAAAGCTGGCTTCCTAGCCGCTGGTATCGGTATGGTTATTAGCTTAGTTATGCAATTGACGATGGCTCAGTCATGGTTAGGCAACATTGGTTCAGTACCTGCAGCTGCACGAGCGAAAGCGCTGAACAAATCGAAAGAGAAAACACCACTGACCAAAGAAGAGTTCGACAGACTAAAAGTTATTCTTGTTATGGGTCTGTTCGTAATCGTTTTCTGGGCTGGCTTTGAACAAGCTGGCGGTTTGATGAACATCTACACTCAACAATATACGGACCGTATGATTGGTGGCTTTGAAGTTCCTGCAGCTTGGTTCCAATCTCTGAACCCATTCTTCATCATTACACTTGCACCAATCATTGCTGCATTTTGGGTCAAGCTTGGTAAGCGTGAACCAAACTCGCCAGTGAAATTTGCGATGGCGTTGTTTTTCTTAGCACTAGGCTTTGTGTGCATGATGGGTGCAGTAATGGAGCAAGGTGGCGACCTAACAGTGAAAACATCAATGCTGTGGCTAGTCGGTGCTTTCTTCTTCCATACTCTTGGTGAGCTTTGTCTATCTCCTATTGGCCTGTCGTTGGTCACTAAGTTAGCTCCGCTTCGTCTAGCGTCGTTAATGATGGGTGCATGGTTTGGCTTCAATGCTGTCGCAAACTACGTCGCTGGCCTTGTGGGTTCTCACGTTGGTGAGCTTGGCGCAATGTCTATCTTCGGTGGTATCGCAATTACAGCGACTATAAGTGGCGTCTTACTGCTTCTTTGTGCAGGTAAACTTGTATCATGGATGCATGGTGTAGAAACCAACATGACGCTTGAAGCAGAACCAAAAGCAGAAACTTCGGTTGCTTAA
- the hemH gene encoding ferrochelatase, with product MENNKKQGVLLVNLGTPDSATPAGVRRFLSEFLHDKRVVNLTRWLWCPILHGVILPIRAPKVAKLYQSVWMDEGSPLLVYSQRQADKLQKKLEMPVALGMTYGNPSLKAGVEQLMEQGVEDIIVLPLYPQYSGTTTAAVSDGLTKAFKQMPVIPSYRFIRDYYAHPSYAKALAESVRSHWDKNGRGDHLVCSFHGIPKRLADEGDIYPQHCEATTKLLAAELGLSADDITMTYQSRFGREEWLKPYTDETLESLPSKGIKKIDIMAPAFSVDCLETLEEISDQCKETFIDAGGSDFSYIMCLNDRDSHIDMMAELVALHR from the coding sequence ATGGAAAATAATAAAAAGCAGGGCGTTTTACTGGTGAACTTAGGAACACCAGATTCGGCGACCCCGGCTGGCGTTCGTCGATTTTTGAGTGAATTCTTACACGATAAGCGAGTCGTAAACCTAACGCGTTGGCTTTGGTGTCCTATCTTGCATGGGGTGATCTTACCGATTAGAGCGCCGAAAGTGGCTAAGCTGTATCAGTCTGTTTGGATGGATGAAGGCTCACCACTGCTTGTTTACTCTCAAAGACAAGCCGACAAGCTCCAGAAAAAATTAGAGATGCCCGTAGCGCTGGGTATGACCTATGGCAACCCAAGCCTTAAGGCGGGGGTCGAGCAACTGATGGAGCAGGGTGTTGAAGACATTATCGTCCTGCCTTTATATCCCCAGTACTCAGGTACAACCACAGCGGCTGTTTCTGATGGTTTAACCAAAGCCTTTAAGCAGATGCCAGTGATTCCGAGCTATCGCTTTATTCGCGACTACTACGCGCACCCAAGCTATGCAAAAGCATTGGCTGAAAGTGTTCGTAGTCATTGGGATAAAAATGGCAGAGGTGATCATTTAGTGTGTTCTTTCCACGGTATTCCGAAGCGACTCGCTGATGAAGGTGACATCTACCCTCAGCATTGTGAAGCGACGACAAAATTACTTGCTGCTGAGTTAGGTTTATCTGCGGACGATATCACTATGACATACCAGTCTCGATTTGGTCGAGAAGAGTGGTTGAAGCCTTACACTGACGAGACACTTGAATCACTGCCGAGTAAGGGCATCAAGAAGATTGATATCATGGCTCCTGCGTTCTCGGTTGACTGTTTGGAAACGTTGGAAGAGATTTCTGACCAGTGTAAAGAGACGTTCATTGATGCTGGTGGCTCAGACTTTAGCTACATTATGTGTCTTAACGACAGAGACTCACACATCGATATGATGGCTGAGCTAGTGGCGCTTCATCGCTAA
- the adk gene encoding adenylate kinase, which produces MRIILLGAPGAGKGTQANFIMNKFGIPQISTGDMLRAAIKAGTELGKQAKSVIDAGQLVSDEIILGLIKERIAQDDCEKGFLLDGFPRTIPQADGLKEMGIAVDYVVEFDVADDVIVERMAGRRAHLPSGRTYHSVYNPPKEEGKDDITGEELVVRDDDKEETVRARLGVYHDQTAPLISYYGKEAEAGNTKYLKFDGTKQVAEVSAELEKALA; this is translated from the coding sequence ATGCGCATCATTCTTCTAGGTGCTCCTGGCGCGGGTAAAGGTACTCAAGCTAACTTCATCATGAACAAATTTGGTATCCCTCAAATTTCAACTGGTGACATGCTACGTGCTGCTATCAAAGCGGGTACTGAGCTTGGTAAGCAAGCAAAATCAGTAATCGACGCTGGTCAGCTAGTTTCTGATGAAATTATCCTTGGTCTAATCAAAGAGCGTATCGCTCAAGATGACTGTGAGAAAGGTTTCCTACTAGACGGTTTCCCACGCACAATCCCACAAGCGGATGGCCTAAAAGAAATGGGCATTGCTGTTGATTACGTTGTTGAATTCGACGTAGCTGACGATGTGATTGTTGAGCGTATGGCTGGTCGTCGTGCTCACCTTCCTTCTGGTCGTACATACCACAGTGTGTACAACCCACCTAAAGAAGAAGGTAAAGATGACATCACTGGCGAAGAGCTAGTGGTTCGTGATGACGACAAAGAAGAAACAGTTCGTGCACGTCTAGGCGTATACCACGATCAAACGGCTCCGCTTATTTCTTACTACGGTAAGGAAGCAGAAGCAGGCAACACTAAGTACCTTAAATTTGATGGTACTAAGCAAGTTGCTGAAGTTAGTGCAGAACTTGAGAAAGCACTAGCATAA